The Lolium perenne isolate Kyuss_39 chromosome 6, Kyuss_2.0, whole genome shotgun sequence genome segment GGGAGCGGGAATCAAAGACAGGACGTGGTCGAGGCAGCGGGAATGAAAGATCGGATGAGGCGAGGAGGAGAAGAGGCGTGTGGGTCGCTGGCTGCTGCCTGCCTCGTGAGTCGCAATGTCGCTTCTTAACTCCCGATTCGGGAAGTCCTTCACGATCTGTGTGAAGAAACGTTCCGCTTGCAGGTTTCCAAGGCCCAGGCACGCTTCCATctattccttttttctttttttccctgTATAAATACTGGGCCTATATAAAAATTTGGGGCCCTTAAAATTCTGGGGCCCTGTGCAAGCTGCACACCCAGCACATGTGGCCGCCCGGGCCTGGTAGGATCCACTGGGAAGCGTCTCCGAAATTCAGATCGGATGAGGTTGCCACGTCGACGTCTGGGATAAGGCACGGAACTTGCTGATCTGCATGGAAGCTGTAGAGCACCACCATCGGCGACGAGCCCGCCGCCACGACCACCAGTCCGCCGTCGGGGGCGTGCGTTGGGTACACCGGGAAGGGGATCGAGGCGCCCGTGAAGGGGTTTAAGGCGAAGATCTTCTTGGAGGCGCTCGGCCCACGCAGGATGAGGAGGCCGTCGTTGTCCGCGGCAACGTAGGTGTAGTCGCGGAGCGCTGGCAGATCCTTCCACACGAAGCGGCCGGTGTCGACGTTGAGGAAGAGGCGGCGAGTGTCGCGCACGTTCACGTCGCCCGGCTCCAACATGACCCATCGCCGAGGGAGGAAGCGGGGATCAGGGCCGCGCGGGTCGGCGGTGGCGTCGCGCCAGCAGTGGCACACGGCGCGGAGGCTCACGTAGCAATCGATGTCGCCGGTGGAGAGCAAGGTGTCCGCGACGAGGTTGAGGAGCTCGGAGGGGAGCGATGACCAGTCCGCCGCCATCGCCATGGACAGGCGAACGCGCTCGGAGCGGATCGGCCGGGCTTAATTATATTGTTGGCGGTTTGGCTGCTAACCTCTAGCGGAATATATATGCAGGTCAACTGTCAAGTGCACGACGGATCGCAGCGATTTTTCCCCCTTTGATTCCGGTGGAGCGGAATATATGCGCGAGGAGGAGGCCGTCCACGAACGCGAGACAGCGAAGCTCAACGTCGCCATCGAGGCGCGTCTCGCCGAGCTCACACGCGAGACAAGGCCTCTAGGCGATCTCATCGGGCGGAAGAACGAGCTCACTGCTCAGGAAGATGCCCGCTGCCTCGTCCAGATGcctttgatgtctacgttccccctcctttcctgtagacagtgttgggcctccaagagcagaggtttgtagaacagcagcaagttttcccttaagtggatcacccaaggtttatcgaactcagggaggaagaggtcaaagatatccctctcatgcaaccctgcaaccacaaagcaagaagtctcttgtgtccccaacacacctaataggtgcactagtttggcgaagagatagtgaaatacaggtggtatgaatatatatgagcagtagcaacggtgctagaaaatagcttgctggcgtgtagttgatggtggtagtcactagtaggaaaaccattATAGGTAGAAACAACAACTGTGGCGCAGCATATTAACAATGCGCCACAAaacaatttctgtggcgcaccagccacTATGCGCCACAAAAATGGAGCAACTTCTATGGCGCACGGTCAgcgcatgcgccacagaaagaggaTATTCTGCGGCGCACTatggccagtgcgccacagaaagttagtGGGGCCCACGCGGGGTCCACAACTGCACATGGGCGAaggatattctgtggcgcatggagcaatgtgcgccacagaaatttaaacttctgtggcgcacattgctccatgcgccacagaacatcCAGCGGGGACCACCCCCCGGCTCACGCCACcaagattctgtggcgcatgtgctagtatgcgccacagaagtcaaacattctgtggcgcatatcaccatatgcgccacagaatgagCACAGTAGATCTAGGCTTTTCCCTCTTCTCTTCCACCCACCACACTTTCCATTCTTGTCTACTCTAACCAGCTCGTGTTGCTCCTCTCTTTCACTCCATTTTAGTCATACTTTCCTCCATTGTTGATAGCTCTAAGCCTATTTTGTGGGCATATTTGTAAGGGGAAGCCACTCCAACTTGTAGAGGGTACTAAGAACCACAATTCTCTTTCCCTCCTCCATTTTCCCTCTTGCATGGTCCATTGCTTTCTCTCCACCACCCCATCCTCTTGCTCCACCATGATTGGTAGATTTGTGAGAGGTTGAGTACTATTGGATGCAtgttttgtatgtatggatgtttTGTAGGTGAAGATTATCGCGCTCCCGGACGGTTTGCGATGGCGAGACGATGATGTTTATACTTGTTGAGCTTTGTGTTGTGGTTGAATGTTTGCTTGCGAAGAAGCTTATttgtgttgttggtgttgttggtttgTGCCGgcgtgtggtgcatggatgtttgccgaaatgttgattcatttccatttcggcaaatttttgcactagccatatgtcctacttttaggataggtcatgccgaaattttccggcgATCATGCATGCATGTGTGTTTGTGCATGATGTGTGTGGTTCTAATTAACTCTCTTTTGCTCTATGTATGACGCGCAGTGAACCATGGTCGTCCATATGAGGGAAGGCCAAGTGGTTAGATACAAGGTGAACGCGAAGGCCGACATGGTTAGGAACAACATGACcctgataagatgtccgtgtcgaaaaTGCGGACTCCGGCAGTGGATCGACCCTGATTCTGGACAACTGGAGGAACACCTGCTCAGGCGCGGTTTCATGCTCGGCTTCAATGAGGAGCCGGTGGCAAATGTTGGTCATGAAGAAGAGGACGACATCGGGCGAGAAGACGAAGAGTCtcccaaacatggtgttcatcatgAGGCCGATGAAGGAGATGATGATGCCGgagcagatggtggtggagaagccGAGAGCACGCAGACGCCGCTAACGTCGGCCTTGCGGGACCCTCATGTTCAAGAGCTGCTCCTGAAGGACACGGGCAACGCCAAACCTGAAGCCAAGCTGGCGCAAATGGAGGTAGACGGGATGACTCCATTGTATCCAGGGTGTCGGCCCGAGGATACACGCTTGAGTGTAACGCTCGAGTGTCTGGAGATGAAGGCGGAACACAAATGGACCGACAGCAGCTTCAGCGATAACATGAAATCCTGGCATGCTCGTCTTCCCAAGGACAACACATTGCCAAGAAGTATCGACGAGGCCAAGAAAATAGTTTGCCCACTCGACCTACCGCACGTAAAGTACCACGCATGCATCAATGATTGTGCACTTTTCCGGGATGAGTACAAGGATAGAACCACATGTCCAGTGTGCGGGCACGGACGGTACAAGAGAGGGAACAAGAAAGTTCCTCTGAAAGTTgtctggtactttcctatcactccccgtctgcagcggtatttcgtagatcctaaggaagcaaagctcatgcaatggcacgcggaaagggagAGGCCCACAGATGATCCGGAGAAGGGCAAGATCCTGACACACCCTGCAGacgctagccagtggaatgcgttggaCATTGAGTTCGCAGATGAGTTTGGGAGCGAACCGAGGAACGTTCGTTTGGGCAtgagcaccgacggactcaatccctttggaaaccagagtagcacgcatagcacctggcccgtgtttgtatggccaTACAACCTCCCCCCCTGGCTGTGCACAAAGCAGCGGTACGTACACATGAGTATTCttattcaggggccgaaacaaccggGTGTGGACATGCATCTGTATCTCAATCTATTGAAAGAGGAGTTAGCCACGCTGTGGGAGACGCCGGCCCGTACTTGGGACGCGTACAAAAGAGATTATTTCCCTCTCAGAGCCGCATTGCTAACGACAGTGcaggactatcctggttacgcatatgtagcGTGCCAAGTGAACCACGGATTCAACGCATGTGTCAAGTGCATGGATAAGACCCCGCATCTGCAGCTGCCGAAGGTGCCCGGGTCTTCTAAAACTGTGTTCCAAGGGACTCGAATGTGGCTTCGCTtcgatcacccgtggagaaaacgcaaggatctgttcaaTGGCGAAGAGGAGTTCGAAAGAGCCCCACGACCGAGGAGCGGCGAAGAAATATCCGAGCTTTTAGAAAATTGGGAAGATTGCCccgcgccgggaaagaagcgaccgagaGAATCGCCGTTGCTAGgcgtatggaaagcgaggtccgTTTTCTGGGACCTGCcatactggaaggtcctccacacgccccatagcctcgatgtcatgcacatcacgaaaaACGTTACCGAGAGCCTACTTGGCACTCTGATGAACATGCCAGAGAGGACCAAGGATGGCCCGAAAGCAAGAACCGACCTGAAATTGCTTGGCCTCAAGAAAGAACTTCAGTACCCCACCGatagtgatgatgatgaacagaCGGAAACGACTCAGGGTCGCCACAAAAGGGCTAAGATAAATGAGGTGGTGGTGCTTAAACCTGCCTGCTTCACTCTGAGCGATGAGGAGCTCGAGAGGTTTTTCGAGTGCCTCCTAGGAGtcaaagttcctcacggttactctgggaaaataagcagatatctggacgtagcgaagaagaggtttagcgggatgaagtctcatgactgtcacgtcctgatgacgcagatacttcccgttgcgatgcGAGGGATAATGGACGACCACGTCCGCGAGACGCTGTTTGGCCTCtgcaacttcttcgacgtcatctcTAGGAAGTCCATCGGCGTTAAGCAGCTCAACAGGCTACAAGAAGAGATCGTCGTGATACTATgcgagctcgagatttacttcccgcccgcGTTCTTCGACATCATGGTGCATCTGCTTGTCCATGTAGTGGATGATATCATCCACCTCGGGCCGACATTCCTGCACAACATGATGCCATTCGAAAGGTTGAACGGTGTCATCAAAGGATTCGTTCGCAACAGGGCCCGTCCAGatggaagcatagccaagggctttctcacctacgagtgcatctccttctgccagaactACCTAAGCACCGAGAACGAGGATGTCGGTCTGCCCACCAGGAAGCACGTCGGCAGGCTAGAAGGGTttggtcaccgcgagggctaccgcgcAATGCATGTCGGCATCGCTGGTCGACgcgccgactttgacagggcacaCCGAGTCGCGCTACATCACATAGAATTGGTCAGCCCTTGGGTGGATAAGCACAAAAGCTTAATCGAGCAGGAGTTCATCGACCTAGGCCGGCCGAGGAAAACGGGAGACGTTACGaaagagcacaactccagcttcacgggGTGGTTCAAGAAAAGGCTACTGGAAAGTCCCACACTGACGCCTTGTACTGAAGAGCAGAAACTCATATTCTCCCTGTCACAGGGACCCGGGCacaacgtaaggacctatcagtcgtacgacatcaacggctatagattctacaccgaggagaaGGACAAGAATAGCGAatatcaaaactcaggagtaactatgctatCCTACACCGATGACAAGACTGATGTCAAGGAAAGATtctacggaaggatcgaggagatttGGGAACTCGACTATGTTGGAGAGACGATGCCGATGTtccgtgtgagatgggccaagagcGTCGAAAAAGATGGactgtatttcaccaccatggttatacccgatgccaaATCGAAGACCCcctccgcgaaaaatgagccgtGGGTGCTCgctagccaagttgaccaatgcttcttcattaccgacccgtcaaagcccagccgtgtggtcatgaggaggggcaagaggagcatcatcggaatggaaggAGACGCCGACAAGCAAGACATCGACAAGAACGGCGATCCGAAGAtcgaagaggaatttgacaagtacTTCGACAAGCCTACTACTTATTcgaaagtaagaaggaagaccaccCTACCGGCTAAAGGTTGCCCGTACACgagaagaaatctcaaggtggccgggcTAAAGTATTCAACAACGGCCGCGATGAAGAAGGGCAAGAACATTGTCAAGAAACGCTAGCTAGCCACCAATCAGAACCGAGAAGTTCATTGTGCCTTTTTTTGTACTCTAATTCACACATATATGtactttggcaaaaacacatgtgTGTACATGTGTGTGTATGACACAAGCACCATGCATGTGTGTGATGTGGTTTTTTTGTTTACTCTAATGCAGACATATATGTTctttggcaaaaacacaagtgtgtatatgtgtgtgatgTGATTTTTTTGAATTATCTATATTAGGAACATATAATGCAGGGGAGAAATAAATTTTATAAGGAAaataacttctgtggcgcaccagacacgatatgcgccacagaagtttcacACTTAGCCATATTATGGGAAGCCAAAGGCTCCTCCATAGTTCCGTCGaaaaaacttctgtggcgcatatggggCTTCGTGCGCCATAGAAAGttgaaattctgtggcgcatatggggcttcgtgcgccacagaaagatgaaattctgtggcgcatatggggcttggtgcgccacagaattttaacACTTAGCCATATACCGCTTTCTCCTCGCGTCCCTGCTCACTTCTTCCCCAACACCGCCCAACCCTAGCTAGCGCTGTCGCCCaaccgcccgccgcccgccgcccgccgcccgccgccgcgctCGCCCGGAGGAGCAGTAGgagcgccgcccgccgcccgcgccCGCCCGGAGGAGCAGTAGgagcgccgcccgccgcccgcgcccgcccggaggagcaggaggagcgcCGCCCGCTGCCCGCGCCGCACCGTCGCCTCGTCGACGACCACCACGCCCTCGCCTCGCCGACGACCACCGCGCCCTCGCCTTGCCCTACGCCCGCCCCTGGTGAGCTTCTCTccctctcccctctctcccccttcCCTCTCCCCCTCCACAAGCAGGTTTATTTTATGGCCTGAGGTTATGCAATTTGACTAGATTCTTAGTCCAAGGGCCTTAGGCCGACTAGATTCTTAGTCTATCGGTTAAATTAATGCTACTTGCTAGCTGCTAGTATTGTTTGCTGATATATCTTGCTAGGGTTCTTCTCAAGTTACTTACAATGAAGGTGCACTTTATACTAGTATCCTTTTTATGTGGCTTTGCAGTTACCCCTGAATGGTGGACTTTCTCTGCCTTTTCAGCGTGTTGAATGCCAGCCAAGTTACCCCTGAATTAGGCAACTCATGCTAAACCATGAGAATACAGGGGCATGTTTTCTGTGTTGCATATGTGTATGTAGATGTGAAAAGATGCACTGGTTTATTTACTGTAATACACTACATAGATTGGTATGAACTATTGAAGG includes the following:
- the LOC139832533 gene encoding uncharacterized protein, producing MAMAADWSSLPSELLNLVADTLLSTGDIDCYVSLRAVCHCWRDATADPRGPDPRFLPRRWVMLEPGDVNVRDTRRLFLNVDTGRFVWKDLPALRDYTYVAADNDGLLILRGPSASKKIFALNPFTGASIPFPVYPTHAPDGGLVVVAAGSSPMVVLYSFHADQQVPCLIPDVDVATSSDLNFGDASQWILPGPGGHMCWGRVYAVDMKGTVAVLEDRWRFTAVVVGGWRECWQPPFLVDNAGELLVVRGPTSTGDKVQVFRVDLENKALRMIKSIGNQAIFLGSRSLSVNVDNLPSIEANCIYNFRRLMEIDMHRIEDGSHEKVFEPIVDNELGVAVYLGGYGVVSLPKLFRALLGPVSLCVPTEKL